Proteins from one Telopea speciosissima isolate NSW1024214 ecotype Mountain lineage chromosome 1, Tspe_v1, whole genome shotgun sequence genomic window:
- the LOC122648841 gene encoding bifunctional epoxide hydrolase 2-like, with product MDQIEHKYIDVRGLKLHIAEIGTGPSVVVFLHGFPEIWYSWRHQMIAVANAGFRALAPDFRGYGLSQQPHEPEKASFKDLIEDLLAILDSFSIPKAFLIGKDFGVLPANLFAVLFPERVSGVVTMGIPYVPSSPSSLFSQLPEGFYILRWKEPGRAEADFGRFDVKTVVRNIYILFSGSELPIASENQEIMDLVDPSTPLPPWFTEEDLAAYVTLYEKSGFRFPLQVPYRTLQEDLSSKDPRVKVPALLIMGGKDYFLKVPGMEDYVRSGKVKDFVPDLEITFLPEGTHFVQEQFPDQVNQLIATFLSKHSC from the exons ATGGATCAGATAGAGCACAAATACATTGATGTTAGAGGGCTGAAGCTTCATATCGCCGAGATAGGAACCG GGCCGTCAGTGGTGGTGTTCTTGCATGGGTTCCCGGAGATCTGGTATTCGTGGCGGCACCAGATGATCGCCGTTGCCAATGCCGGATTCAGGGCACTGGCACCTGATTTCAGAGGTTACGGCCTCTCCCAGCAGCCCCATGAACCTGAGAAGGCCTCATTCAAAGACCTCATTGAAGATCTCCTTGCCATTCTCGACTCCTTCTCCATTCCTAAG GCTTTCCTCATTGGGAAAGATTTTGGAGTCCTTCCTGCCAATTTGTTTGCAGTTCTCTTCCCGGAGAGGGTCTCAGGAGTGGTAACAATGGGGATTCCATATGTTCCCTCTTCACCATCTTCATTATTTAGCCAGCTTCCTGAAGGCTTCTACATTTTGAGATGGAAG GAACCTGGAAGAGCCGAAGCAGATTTTGGTCGCTTCGATGTTAAGACGGTGGTGCGAAACATCTACATTCTTTTCTCAGGAAGCGAACTACCAATAGCAAGTGAGAATCAGGAGATCATGGACTTGGTGGATCCGTCTACCCCTCTGCCTCCATGGTTCACTGAGGAAGATCTTGCAGCGTATGTAACATTATATGAAAAGTCTGGATTCCGTTTTCCATTGCAAGTACCATATAG GACCTTGCAAGAGGACTTGAGCTCAAAAGATCCAAGAGTTAAAGTACCAGCACTGCTGATCATGGGCGGAAAGGACTATTTCCTCAAAGTCCCAGGAATGGAGGACTACGTGAGGAGTGGAAAGGTGAAAGATTTTGTCCCTGATTTGGAGATCACTTTCTTGCCTGAGGGAACACATTTCGTTCAGGAGCAATTTCCAGACCAGGTGAACCAGCTCATCGCAACTTTCCTCAGCAAGCATTCTTGCTAA